In Sulfuracidifex metallicus DSM 6482 = JCM 9184, a single window of DNA contains:
- the cysS gene encoding cysteine--tRNA ligase: MRIFNTLGRSLQPFEPLGSTVKMYVCGPTVYDEVHMGHGRTFVAYDLMSRYLKLRGFNVIRVQNITDIDDKIIKRANDSGKSWEEIVDVYSKSYLEALDSLKVKVDLHPRVSMHINEIISFIEGLIEKGHAYQTSSGSVYFDVDTYRNYGELSNTAKNLWSQGEESVREKKHPYDFALWKASKPNEPFWDSPWGRGRPGWHIECSTMSTRYLGETFDIHGGGMDLIFPHHENERAQSESMLGHPWVKYWVHTAFITIKKEKMSKSLGNIIPLKDIIKKWGASTLRVWFLSSHYRTNVDFSDESMEQAKSSLERFRNAIAVLRSVIKEGNISYSSERGIKTSNKVLSIYQKFLTSMDDDFDTASALASIHELATLVFTEIQESRDFLSSVLAMQVMENFNSVFRVLDEEINANSLSLERIVDNILEVRKTLREKKMYEASDMIRDALMKAGIKIMDSKEGSTWRLE; encoded by the coding sequence ATGAGAATTTTTAACACGCTTGGAAGATCCCTTCAACCGTTTGAGCCTTTAGGGTCAACAGTAAAGATGTACGTATGTGGGCCAACAGTATATGATGAAGTCCACATGGGCCATGGAAGAACATTTGTAGCATATGATCTAATGAGTAGATATCTAAAATTAAGAGGTTTCAACGTAATCAGAGTTCAGAACATAACGGACATTGATGATAAAATAATAAAGAGGGCCAACGACAGCGGAAAAAGTTGGGAAGAAATAGTTGACGTTTATTCAAAGAGTTATCTAGAAGCCTTAGATTCCCTAAAGGTGAAGGTAGACCTTCATCCTAGAGTATCAATGCATATAAATGAAATCATTTCCTTCATCGAAGGTTTGATAGAGAAAGGACATGCGTATCAAACAAGTAGCGGTAGCGTTTACTTTGACGTCGACACGTATAGAAATTACGGAGAGCTTTCCAACACTGCAAAGAACTTGTGGAGCCAAGGAGAAGAAAGCGTGAGGGAGAAAAAGCATCCTTACGATTTCGCCTTATGGAAGGCCTCAAAGCCCAATGAACCATTTTGGGATTCACCGTGGGGAAGAGGAAGGCCAGGTTGGCATATAGAATGCTCAACTATGTCAACACGCTATCTAGGAGAAACATTCGATATCCATGGCGGAGGTATGGATTTGATATTTCCACACCACGAAAATGAAAGGGCGCAAAGCGAATCCATGCTTGGACATCCTTGGGTAAAGTATTGGGTCCATACTGCTTTCATAACAATTAAGAAAGAAAAAATGTCAAAATCTTTAGGAAATATAATACCTTTAAAGGACATAATCAAGAAATGGGGTGCTTCTACCTTAAGAGTTTGGTTCCTTTCTTCTCATTACAGAACTAACGTCGATTTCAGCGACGAGAGCATGGAACAAGCTAAGAGCTCCCTTGAAAGATTCAGAAACGCCATAGCAGTGTTAAGATCCGTCATAAAGGAAGGAAATATCTCATACTCTTCAGAAAGGGGTATAAAGACATCAAATAAGGTTCTCTCAATTTATCAGAAATTCCTTACCTCGATGGATGACGATTTCGATACCGCTTCCGCATTAGCTTCCATACACGAGTTAGCTACTTTAGTTTTTACTGAAATTCAAGAAAGCAGAGATTTCCTGAGCTCAGTTCTTGCTATGCAAGTAATGGAAAATTTCAATAGTGTATTTAGAGTTTTAGATGAGGAAATTAATGCAAATAGCCTTTCATTGGAGCGAATAGTAGATAACATTTTAGAAGTTAGAAAAACGCTGAGGGAAAAGAAAATGTATGAGGCGTCAGACATGATAAGAGATGCTCTGATGAAAGCAGGAATAAAGATCATGGACTCTAAGGAAGGCTCCACTTGGAGATTAGAGTGA
- a CDS encoding bifunctional phosphoglucose/phosphomannose isomerase, producing the protein MENPYIDWDTKFAEALKLNVPEAKFDNFAFSGIGGSGIIGDIARVFFPNIKPASMMEGKETLLAVSYSGNTSETIEDVKTALQKGSEVIIITSGGILGQFAKEKGLKHIIVKGGSQTRYSFPYLITPLLKIVSERTGSKLNLKELKEGVETKKQEVIEEGKRLAKLIIGRIPVFYSSKLIGIAKRYKQEVNENAKYPAFYGEIPEVNHNEVEAYVHGYNIHPVVLLSKEIDEVTAKVLNATVIKGMFDSDLKNVSSLMMMGGIMSIEIAETLHETPDKLYNIPKARELTSNLFKPSSIL; encoded by the coding sequence ATGGAAAATCCTTATATTGATTGGGATACTAAGTTTGCGGAAGCTCTAAAGCTTAATGTGCCTGAAGCTAAATTTGACAATTTTGCCTTCTCAGGAATTGGAGGTAGCGGGATAATAGGCGACATAGCAAGAGTGTTTTTCCCTAATATAAAACCCGCGTCCATGATGGAAGGAAAGGAAACGCTTTTGGCTGTAAGCTATTCTGGAAATACGTCAGAGACAATAGAGGACGTTAAAACGGCTCTGCAAAAGGGTTCAGAGGTAATAATTATTACCTCCGGAGGAATTTTAGGACAATTTGCAAAAGAAAAAGGCTTAAAGCATATAATAGTCAAGGGAGGTTCTCAAACCAGATACTCCTTTCCATACTTAATTACCCCTCTTCTCAAAATAGTTTCTGAAAGAACGGGATCCAAGCTAAATCTAAAGGAACTCAAGGAGGGCGTCGAAACCAAAAAACAGGAAGTAATTGAAGAAGGAAAAAGATTAGCTAAACTGATTATAGGTAGGATACCTGTATTTTATAGTTCAAAACTTATAGGAATAGCAAAAAGATATAAACAGGAAGTAAATGAAAACGCAAAATACCCCGCATTTTACGGTGAGATACCCGAAGTTAATCACAACGAAGTAGAGGCTTATGTCCATGGTTACAATATTCATCCTGTCGTGCTACTTTCTAAGGAAATAGATGAGGTAACAGCTAAGGTATTGAATGCAACTGTTATTAAGGGAATGTTCGACAGCGATTTAAAAAACGTAAGTTCCCTCATGATGATGGGAGGCATAATGTCAATCGAAATCGCAGAAACTCTTCATGAAACTCCTGATAAGCTTTACAACATACCTAAAGCGAGGGAATTAACTTCTAATCTATTTAAGCCATCATCTATCTTGTAA